The Sulfolobus acidocaldarius DSM 639 genome has a window encoding:
- the cbiG gene encoding cobalt-precorrin 5A hydrolase translates to MIYWRRGIAVIYATAEDSARKLWNIIKKEYPSVLFKYDDNLLGKIWNCYDALVFVMALGGVVRTVCKYAKSKDVDPSVIAVDDSLKFVIPLLGSHWGSNQLASEISRILNATPVITTASEINQVTSVEELANLLICKVINVNAIVRVTSALIRGEKVCVEGVNSLPVVKGNYVLGKDAECKYFVKVIKDGNENMGDDNTVYLRPLKLYVGIGAKKEASVEEIKEAIYFALGQLKVGLDRVLKIASVREVVEEVSKSLNIPFQKIDWETINSFNDECLTPPSEKLEELGIKGVAEISAFIAGGPSAKLILRKISYKSKITVAIAGV, encoded by the coding sequence GTGATATACTGGAGGAGAGGGATAGCAGTAATTTACGCTACAGCTGAGGACAGTGCAAGAAAGCTCTGGAACATTATTAAGAAAGAGTACCCAAGTGTGCTTTTTAAATATGACGATAATTTGTTAGGCAAGATTTGGAATTGTTATGATGCACTAGTTTTCGTTATGGCATTAGGTGGAGTTGTAAGGACTGTATGTAAGTATGCTAAGAGTAAAGACGTAGATCCCTCCGTTATTGCAGTTGATGACTCCCTGAAGTTTGTTATTCCTTTGTTGGGCTCCCACTGGGGTTCAAACCAACTCGCCTCTGAGATATCCAGAATATTAAACGCCACGCCCGTAATAACCACAGCAAGTGAGATAAACCAGGTGACTAGCGTAGAAGAGTTGGCAAATTTACTAATATGCAAGGTGATTAATGTTAACGCGATAGTCAGGGTAACCTCAGCTTTAATTAGGGGAGAAAAGGTATGTGTTGAGGGCGTGAACTCTTTACCAGTAGTTAAGGGCAATTACGTTTTAGGTAAAGATGCTGAATGTAAGTACTTTGTTAAAGTTATTAAGGACGGAAACGAGAACATGGGTGACGACAACACTGTTTATCTCAGACCATTGAAATTGTATGTTGGAATAGGTGCAAAGAAAGAAGCCTCTGTCGAGGAAATTAAGGAGGCAATATATTTTGCTCTAGGTCAGTTGAAAGTAGGATTGGACAGGGTGTTGAAGATAGCTTCAGTAAGGGAGGTTGTAGAGGAAGTCTCTAAAAGTCTGAATATTCCGTTTCAAAAGATCGACTGGGAGACTATAAATTCATTTAATGACGAATGTTTAACCCCACCTAGTGAGAAATTGGAGGAACTCGGAATAAAGGGCGTAGCTGAGATCAGCGCATTCATAGCAGGAGGTCCTTCTGCGAAGTTGATCTTAAGGAAAATAAGTTATAAGAGCAAAATAACAGTTGCAATAGCAGGTGTTTGA
- a CDS encoding cobalt-precorrin-7 (C(5))-methyltransferase, whose product MFETLYIVGVGAGDPELITLKALKIIEKCKIVAGWQSVVSRFNLSGKEVVYLNYKDQDRQIPDLVKRAREQDVAILDHGDPSVSDFQFVGRIRESCRQFDVKYEVVPGISSVLRALALVEKDLSQVVFMTFHIRGELDYTEIDKSIALGRDLLIIPEPYSYGVKKIAERLVGLGLNPEMVVMERLSFSDEKVNHFMAKEILDMDLKFSDMSIVYVKLS is encoded by the coding sequence GTGTTTGAAACGCTCTACATAGTGGGTGTAGGTGCAGGAGACCCTGAATTAATAACACTTAAGGCTCTAAAGATTATAGAGAAGTGTAAAATAGTTGCCGGTTGGCAGAGTGTAGTTTCTAGATTTAATTTATCAGGAAAAGAGGTAGTATATCTAAATTATAAAGACCAGGATAGGCAAATACCCGATTTGGTAAAACGAGCCAGAGAACAAGATGTTGCTATATTAGACCATGGCGACCCCTCAGTCTCTGATTTTCAGTTCGTTGGAAGGATCAGGGAATCATGCAGACAGTTTGATGTTAAATATGAAGTTGTACCTGGGATATCCTCTGTATTGAGGGCTTTGGCTTTAGTTGAGAAGGATTTATCTCAGGTAGTCTTTATGACTTTTCATATTAGAGGGGAATTAGATTACACTGAAATAGATAAGAGTATAGCCTTGGGCAGGGATCTATTGATAATCCCAGAACCTTATTCATATGGAGTAAAGAAGATAGCGGAGAGGTTAGTTGGTTTGGGTCTAAATCCTGAAATGGTTGTGATGGAGAGGCTCAGTTTCAGTGACGAAAAGGTTAATCATTTCATGGCAAAGGAAATATTGGATATGGACTTGAAATTCAGTGACATGAGTATAGTCTA
- a CDS encoding isoaspartyl peptidase/L-asparaginase yields the protein MKYKVPILGIHGGAGNWDKRNHERALVELEKALERGYDEFKRGSSLEAVVEAIAYMEDCGVFDAGVGSVKNSKGEVEMDAGIMHGNTLRVGAVASVKVKNPIREALKVLKNGRHVLLVGNRGEESLVTIETSITSPLRSGDTVGAVALDKEGNLVAGTSTGGISGKLPGRVGDSPIPGAGFYATERVAVSSTGIGEIILRTLPAKEVDILVSLGISIDDSIRSVINKVTSIFGKDNIGMIGLDSKGFVSAYYNTIGMARGVKDSEVKRIYVFEGEL from the coding sequence ATGAAATATAAAGTTCCTATTTTAGGTATCCATGGTGGAGCTGGGAATTGGGATAAGAGGAATCATGAAAGAGCTTTAGTTGAACTGGAGAAAGCTCTTGAAAGGGGTTATGATGAATTTAAGAGGGGATCAAGTCTCGAAGCTGTTGTGGAAGCTATAGCTTACATGGAGGATTGCGGAGTATTCGATGCAGGCGTGGGAAGTGTGAAAAATTCCAAAGGCGAGGTCGAGATGGATGCAGGGATAATGCATGGTAACACATTAAGGGTTGGTGCTGTAGCTTCTGTCAAAGTTAAAAACCCAATAAGGGAAGCTCTAAAAGTTCTCAAGAACGGAAGACATGTGCTATTGGTAGGTAATAGAGGAGAGGAATCCCTTGTCACCATAGAAACTTCAATTACGTCTCCCCTAAGATCAGGCGACACTGTGGGTGCAGTAGCACTTGATAAAGAAGGTAATCTGGTTGCAGGAACTAGTACTGGTGGGATTTCGGGGAAATTACCCGGAAGGGTTGGAGATTCGCCTATACCTGGGGCAGGTTTTTACGCAACCGAGAGAGTTGCAGTTTCCTCCACTGGAATAGGAGAAATTATACTCAGGACATTACCTGCTAAAGAAGTTGATATTCTTGTATCCTTAGGTATTTCTATTGATGACTCCATAAGAAGCGTTATAAATAAGGTGACCTCGATTTTCGGTAAGGACAACATAGGAATGATCGGACTAGACAGCAAGGGTTTCGTATCTGCTTATTATAATACTATTGGTATGGCAAGAGGGGTAAAGGACAGCGAGGTAAAAAGAATTTATGTATTTGAGGGAGAGCTGTGA